The following coding sequences lie in one Cupriavidus sp. WKF15 genomic window:
- the gspG gene encoding type II secretion system major pseudopilin GspG: MRSRHTNGSRGFTLIEIMVVIVILGVLAALVVPKIMSRPDEARIVAARQDISSIMQALKLYRLDNSRYPTTEQGLAALVAKPTTEPVPNNWKGGGYLEKLPKDPWGHPYQYLNPGVRGEIDVFSFGADGQAGGSGNDADIGNWE; this comes from the coding sequence ATGAGATCGCGCCACACCAACGGCAGCCGCGGCTTCACCCTGATCGAAATCATGGTGGTGATCGTCATCCTGGGGGTGCTGGCGGCGCTGGTGGTGCCCAAGATCATGAGCCGCCCTGACGAAGCCCGCATCGTGGCGGCACGCCAGGATATCTCGTCGATCATGCAGGCGCTCAAGCTCTACCGGCTCGACAACAGCCGCTACCCCACCACCGAGCAAGGCCTGGCCGCGCTGGTGGCCAAGCCGACCACCGAGCCCGTGCCCAATAACTGGAAGGGCGGCGGCTACCTGGAGAAGCTGCCCAAGGATCCGTGGGGCCACCCGTACCAGTACCTGAACCCCGGCGTGCGCGGCGAGATCGACGTCTTCAGCTTCGGTGCCGACGGCCAGGCCGGCGGCAGCGGCAATGACGCCGACATCGGCAACTGGGAATAA
- a CDS encoding GspH/FimT family pseudopilin yields MKPAPCRRAAACRPRGFTLLELLVVMVIAGIVISLVAINASPNERGRLLDDGQRIARLFELAQEEAQLGARPIAWEGSIRGWRFLESTPNGWVPMRTDVFAPGQWRLAPDQVIIAEGGRNAGTGGPPRLVFGRELIDGPQRLVLVRGDIRVDVVGDGGGRYFASTP; encoded by the coding sequence ATGAAACCGGCCCCGTGCCGCCGCGCCGCCGCCTGCCGGCCACGGGGCTTCACCCTGCTCGAACTGCTGGTGGTCATGGTGATCGCCGGCATCGTCATTTCGCTGGTGGCCATCAATGCTTCGCCCAATGAGCGCGGGCGCCTGCTGGACGACGGCCAGCGCATCGCGCGCCTGTTCGAGCTGGCGCAGGAAGAGGCCCAGCTCGGCGCCCGCCCGATCGCCTGGGAAGGCAGCATCAGGGGCTGGCGCTTTCTCGAATCCACCCCCAACGGCTGGGTCCCGATGCGCACCGACGTGTTCGCGCCGGGTCAGTGGCGCCTTGCGCCGGACCAGGTGATCATCGCCGAAGGCGGCCGCAACGCCGGCACGGGCGGCCCGCCGCGCCTCGTCTTCGGTCGCGAGCTGATCGACGGCCCGCAGCGGCTGGTACTGGTGCGCGGCGACATCCGCGTCGATGTCGTCGGCGACGGCGGCGGCCGTTACTTCGCCAGCACGCCATGA
- the gspK gene encoding type II secretion system minor pseudopilin GspK, whose protein sequence is MRRPSPSLPLPLPRRRARGAAVVTALLMVTLAVVVVSGMLWRQQVQIRSIENQRLLAQATWIERAAVDWARLILRDDQRRTSIDELGEPWAVPIAETRLSDFLGAALRTDQSGETSFLSGRILDAQARLNLTNLVLWTATPTQGRAATVDPAALAAYRRLLQTVGLNPSLAETTGRFLLRAAQGGADGQPAPRPADSAQSLLAIPGYTPAMVATLEPFITVLPERTLVNANTADPEVLSAVINNLALDRARELVRERDRAYFNNVGDLQTKLTGVAPQADTGNLSAMLDVRTHYFLIYGLVRHERASRLQVSLVYRGEVLGNANTTRVLWIHDTDRMPDLR, encoded by the coding sequence ATGCGCCGACCCTCTCCCTCCCTGCCCCTGCCCCTGCCCCGCCGCCGCGCTCGCGGTGCCGCCGTGGTCACGGCGCTGCTGATGGTCACGCTTGCCGTGGTGGTGGTGTCCGGCATGCTGTGGCGCCAGCAGGTGCAGATCCGCTCGATCGAGAACCAGCGCCTGCTGGCGCAGGCCACGTGGATCGAGCGCGCGGCCGTGGACTGGGCCCGGCTGATCCTGCGCGACGACCAGCGCCGCACCAGCATCGACGAGCTTGGCGAGCCCTGGGCCGTGCCTATCGCCGAGACCCGGCTGTCGGACTTCCTTGGCGCGGCGCTGCGCACCGACCAGTCGGGCGAGACCTCGTTCCTGTCCGGCCGCATCCTGGACGCCCAGGCACGCTTGAACCTGACCAACCTGGTGCTGTGGACCGCCACGCCGACCCAGGGCCGCGCCGCCACGGTCGACCCGGCCGCGCTGGCGGCCTACCGCCGCCTGCTGCAGACGGTAGGCCTGAACCCGTCGCTGGCCGAGACCACGGGCCGCTTCCTGCTGCGTGCCGCCCAGGGCGGCGCCGACGGCCAGCCCGCGCCCCGGCCGGCCGACAGCGCCCAGAGCCTGCTGGCGATCCCGGGCTATACGCCAGCGATGGTTGCTACGCTGGAGCCGTTCATCACGGTGCTGCCCGAACGCACGCTGGTCAACGCCAATACGGCCGACCCGGAAGTGCTGTCGGCCGTCATCAACAACCTGGCGCTCGACCGTGCGCGCGAGTTGGTCCGCGAGCGCGACCGCGCGTACTTCAATAATGTCGGCGACCTCCAGACCAAGCTGACCGGCGTGGCGCCGCAGGCCGACACCGGCAACCTGTCCGCCATGCTGGACGTGCGCACGCACTATTTCCTGATCTACGGCCTGGTGCGCCACGAGCGCGCCAGCCGGCTTCAGGTGTCGCTGGTGTACCGTGGCGAGGTGCTGGGCAACGCCAACACCACGCGCGTGCTATGGATCCACGACACCGACCGCATGCCCGATCTGCGATGA
- a CDS encoding type II secretion system protein N, with the protein MVRLESLRLPRRKLRRPAGWRRAGWLLLGLATAGITMLAMLPAAWIADTVAARTQRRVLLADASGSLWHGSATLAMSAGAGSQTATVLPGRLQWSLAFWPLLTGSARVMLTHTESMPTPVGLTVTPRGWTAQAGAMRLPAALLEGVGAPFNTLRPDGLMRVDWSALQGKFAGGLLYGHITLRIEQVSSAVSRLRPLGSYRAEIDWNGADGKLALSTIAGPLHLDGSGTLGRQARFEGTAQAEPDAATQLNSLLSLLGRRENNVTRLRF; encoded by the coding sequence ATGGTACGCCTGGAGTCGCTGCGGCTGCCCCGACGCAAGCTGCGCCGCCCGGCGGGCTGGCGGCGCGCGGGCTGGCTGCTGCTTGGCCTGGCCACCGCCGGCATCACCATGCTGGCGATGCTGCCGGCCGCCTGGATTGCCGACACGGTAGCAGCCCGCACGCAGCGCCGCGTGCTGCTCGCCGACGCGTCGGGCTCGCTCTGGCATGGCAGCGCCACGCTGGCGATGTCGGCCGGCGCGGGCAGCCAGACCGCGACCGTGCTGCCCGGCCGCCTGCAATGGTCGCTGGCCTTCTGGCCGCTGCTGACCGGCTCCGCGCGCGTGATGCTGACGCACACCGAGTCGATGCCGACGCCGGTCGGACTGACCGTCACGCCGCGCGGCTGGACCGCGCAGGCGGGTGCCATGCGCCTCCCCGCGGCGCTGCTGGAGGGCGTGGGCGCGCCGTTCAACACGCTGCGCCCGGACGGCCTGATGCGCGTGGACTGGTCCGCGCTGCAAGGCAAGTTCGCGGGCGGGCTGCTTTACGGGCATATCACGCTGCGCATCGAACAGGTGTCGTCGGCGGTAAGCCGCCTGCGTCCGCTGGGCAGCTACCGTGCCGAGATCGACTGGAACGGCGCCGACGGCAAGCTCGCGCTGAGCACCATCGCCGGGCCCCTGCATCTCGATGGCAGCGGCACGCTGGGCCGGCAGGCGCGCTTTGAAGGCACGGCCCAGGCCGAGCCCGACGCCGCCACCCAGCTGAACAGCCTGCTGAGCCTGCTGGGACGACGAGAGAACAATGTGACAAGGCTGCGCTTCTGA
- a CDS encoding Rrf2 family transcriptional regulator: MQLTRFSDYALRLLMYVARADGSRPITIAEVGQQFEISHHHLVKVAARLSKLGWLTATRGRHGGLELGPQACQLTIGTILRELEGHKPVIDCDNPPCALSGSCRLRRALDEAEQAFYRTLDTVTLADVTGSQTAESIIRLHRDFMSRRTA, from the coding sequence ATGCAACTGACCCGTTTCTCCGACTACGCACTGCGGCTGCTGATGTACGTCGCACGCGCCGACGGCAGCCGGCCCATCACCATTGCCGAGGTGGGGCAGCAGTTCGAGATTTCGCACCACCACCTGGTGAAGGTGGCCGCGCGTCTGTCGAAACTGGGCTGGCTCACGGCTACGCGCGGTCGCCACGGTGGACTGGAACTGGGCCCGCAGGCCTGCCAGCTGACCATCGGCACGATCCTGCGCGAGCTGGAAGGGCACAAGCCGGTCATTGACTGTGACAATCCGCCGTGTGCCCTGAGCGGCAGTTGCCGGCTGCGTCGGGCGCTGGACGAGGCAGAGCAGGCGTTCTACCGCACGCTTGACACCGTCACCCTGGCGGATGTGACCGGCAGCCAGACCGCCGAGTCGATCATCCGGCTGCATCGTGATTTTATGAGCCGGCGCACGGCCTGA
- the gspL gene encoding type II secretion system protein GspL, giving the protein MSTTLYVRLPHRPHDQPQPWHFGALPFALVRDPSMPAARRTDASQAPEVLREGHAQIAALPAAERLVLILAASDVLLTTATVPPLPPARLKLALPNLVEDALATDAQPCHVGVGPVLDGDAARPARGPRRRLLMVADRAWLRAVLDAFGEHRHRRRHILPAQMCLPLAAAPEAGDDDSAAAQPATLVVEAAAASLAQAEGMVEPTLAPPIAAGGGQWQLTVRTGPHEGYGLLLGNDALAAWQALAPEGDWHGDASAVASAPVPALRQARAADWRLWIAGAQGCLQETGLDLAQFEFAQGRADRWNLLAWRLPLALAAGIVLVQLLGMNVHWLMLRHEQQRLEAAQLQTLHNAFPQIQTVLDAPLQMRRQVEQLRLASGRSTPDDFLPLADRFGQAARQLPPDGLLALEYRGRTLVATLKPGTDTAALRGAVRQAGLQMEEDKTAEDTRPAGPAGSRWVIKPGL; this is encoded by the coding sequence TTGAGCACCACCCTGTACGTTCGCTTGCCGCACCGGCCGCACGACCAGCCGCAACCGTGGCATTTTGGCGCCCTGCCGTTCGCCCTGGTACGCGACCCGTCCATGCCGGCCGCGCGGCGCACGGACGCCTCGCAGGCGCCGGAAGTGTTGCGCGAAGGCCACGCCCAGATTGCCGCGCTGCCCGCCGCGGAGCGACTGGTGCTCATCCTTGCCGCCAGTGACGTACTGCTCACCACAGCGACCGTGCCACCGCTGCCGCCGGCGCGTCTCAAGCTGGCACTGCCCAACCTGGTGGAAGATGCGCTGGCCACGGACGCGCAGCCGTGCCACGTCGGCGTGGGCCCGGTGCTGGACGGCGACGCCGCACGGCCTGCGCGCGGCCCGCGCCGCCGCCTGCTGATGGTGGCCGACCGGGCCTGGCTGCGCGCCGTGCTCGATGCCTTTGGCGAACACCGCCATCGCCGCCGCCATATCCTGCCGGCGCAGATGTGCCTGCCGCTGGCGGCTGCGCCGGAAGCCGGGGATGACGATAGCGCCGCGGCGCAGCCGGCCACGCTGGTCGTCGAAGCCGCGGCCGCGTCCCTGGCCCAGGCCGAAGGCATGGTCGAACCGACGCTGGCCCCGCCAATCGCAGCTGGCGGCGGCCAGTGGCAGCTCACGGTACGCACCGGCCCCCATGAAGGCTATGGCCTGCTGCTCGGCAATGATGCACTCGCCGCATGGCAGGCCTTGGCGCCCGAAGGCGACTGGCATGGCGATGCCAGCGCCGTGGCCAGCGCGCCGGTGCCCGCGCTGCGCCAGGCCCGCGCCGCCGACTGGCGCCTGTGGATCGCCGGCGCGCAGGGCTGCCTGCAGGAAACCGGGCTGGACCTTGCACAGTTCGAGTTCGCCCAGGGCCGCGCGGACCGCTGGAACCTGCTGGCCTGGCGCCTGCCGCTGGCGCTGGCCGCCGGCATCGTGCTGGTCCAGCTGCTCGGCATGAACGTACACTGGCTGATGCTGCGCCACGAACAGCAGCGGCTCGAAGCCGCGCAGCTGCAGACGCTGCACAACGCCTTCCCGCAGATCCAGACCGTGCTCGACGCCCCGCTGCAGATGCGCCGCCAGGTGGAACAGCTTCGCCTGGCCAGCGGGCGCAGTACGCCGGACGATTTCCTGCCGCTGGCCGACCGTTTTGGCCAGGCGGCCCGCCAGCTTCCGCCAGACGGCCTGCTGGCGCTCGAATACCGCGGCCGCACGCTGGTGGCCACGCTCAAGCCCGGCACCGATACCGCCGCGTTGCGCGGCGCCGTGCGCCAGGCCGGCCTGCAAATGGAAGAAGACAAGACCGCCGAGGACACGCGCCCCGCCGGTCCGGCCGGCTCGCGCTGGGTCATCAAGCCAGGCCTGTGA
- the gspI gene encoding type II secretion system minor pseudopilin GspI, with protein sequence MSAPAVASLRRPARGFTLIEVLVALTILAVALTAAMRAMGSMIDASAALQSRMLAEFSAENHLATLRLSKTWPEPGVSGYACPQGGTPLYCEQSVSGTPNPVFRRVEIAVYPSAADRSVRLAWLVTIIPNETRNLL encoded by the coding sequence ATGAGCGCGCCCGCCGTCGCCTCCTTGCGCCGCCCTGCGCGCGGCTTCACGCTGATCGAGGTGCTGGTGGCGCTGACCATCCTGGCCGTCGCGCTGACGGCGGCCATGCGCGCCATGGGCAGCATGATCGATGCCAGTGCCGCGCTGCAATCGCGCATGCTGGCCGAATTCAGCGCCGAGAACCACCTGGCCACGCTGCGCCTGTCCAAGACCTGGCCCGAGCCAGGCGTCAGCGGCTATGCCTGCCCGCAGGGCGGCACGCCGCTCTATTGCGAGCAAAGCGTCTCCGGCACGCCCAACCCCGTGTTCCGGCGCGTCGAGATCGCGGTCTATCCGTCAGCCGCCGACCGCTCGGTGCGCCTGGCGTGGCTGGTCACCATCATCCCCAATGAAACGCGCAACCTGCTCTGA
- a CDS encoding type II secretion system protein M, translated as MSPSKDNLRPQTQPASATPGRRAAPAWLARVKPRVPQAWRDQFDAFWSARNPREQAILAGGAAVLGLVLIYSVLWEPAADGRARLSRSLPAMRADLAEMETLAQEARGLNASPAPALRGDALTQALQDSLGKYGLKATRLAAGADNSVQVQLDKAPFGAVAGWLQDVRQQQRLKVTDARIVYVGATALVNVSATLQGPGGRS; from the coding sequence ATGAGCCCGAGCAAAGACAACCTCCGCCCCCAGACCCAACCGGCCTCCGCGACACCGGGGCGCCGCGCGGCTCCCGCCTGGCTTGCGCGCGTCAAGCCGCGCGTGCCGCAAGCCTGGCGCGACCAGTTCGACGCCTTCTGGTCGGCGCGCAACCCGCGCGAGCAGGCCATCCTTGCGGGTGGCGCCGCGGTATTGGGCTTGGTGCTCATCTACAGCGTCTTGTGGGAGCCCGCTGCGGACGGCCGCGCGCGACTGTCGCGCAGCCTGCCGGCGATGCGCGCCGATCTCGCGGAAATGGAAACCCTGGCGCAGGAGGCGCGCGGCCTGAACGCGAGCCCGGCCCCCGCGCTGCGCGGCGATGCCCTCACGCAGGCCTTGCAGGACAGCCTCGGCAAATACGGCCTCAAGGCCACGCGGCTGGCGGCCGGCGCCGACAACAGCGTTCAGGTGCAGCTCGACAAGGCGCCCTTCGGCGCGGTGGCGGGATGGCTGCAGGACGTGCGCCAGCAGCAGCGCCTGAAGGTCACGGACGCACGCATCGTCTACGTCGGCGCCACCGCGCTGGTCAATGTCAGCGCGACCCTGCAGGGTCCGGGCGGCCGCAGCTGA
- a CDS encoding globin domain-containing protein, with translation MLSAASRPYIDASVPVLREHGLAITTHFYREMFAARPELTQLFNMGNQANGSQQQSLASAVFAYAANIDNASALAPVVERIVHKHAAVGLTPAHYPIVGKHLLGAISAVLGEAATPDLLAAWDEAYWLLAGELIAAEARLYQSTGLAAGERIAVRVERREVQSDNVVALTLSAIDGKPLGDFRPGQYISVEVALEDGNRQQRQYSLSAERGLPTWRISVKREDGDHATPAGAVSNWLHANAQPGTELAVSAPFGDFAPRLDGQRPLVLLSAGIGITPMLSVLRTLALQGSRREILFAHAARDGRHHAHRADVAWAKERLPQLRTHVSYEQPQAADVDGRDYDHAGTMPVAELLASPENSLFIDGDFHLCGPLGFMQAQRHALISAGVPVGHIHREVFGPDLLDDLL, from the coding sequence ATGTTGTCTGCCGCTTCCCGCCCCTACATCGATGCCAGCGTTCCGGTGCTGCGCGAACATGGTCTCGCCATCACCACCCATTTCTACCGCGAGATGTTCGCGGCCCGGCCCGAACTGACCCAGCTCTTCAATATGGGCAACCAGGCCAACGGCTCGCAGCAGCAGTCGCTTGCATCCGCGGTGTTCGCATACGCCGCCAACATCGACAACGCCAGCGCGCTCGCGCCGGTGGTCGAGCGCATCGTGCACAAGCATGCGGCCGTGGGCCTGACGCCCGCGCACTATCCGATTGTCGGAAAGCACCTGCTGGGCGCAATTTCCGCCGTGCTGGGCGAAGCCGCCACGCCTGACCTGCTTGCTGCCTGGGACGAAGCTTACTGGCTGCTCGCCGGCGAACTGATCGCCGCCGAAGCGCGCCTGTACCAGAGCACCGGCCTGGCCGCGGGCGAGCGCATCGCCGTGCGCGTAGAGCGCCGCGAAGTGCAGAGCGACAACGTGGTCGCGCTGACGCTGTCGGCCATCGACGGCAAGCCGCTGGGCGATTTCCGCCCGGGCCAGTACATCAGCGTCGAAGTCGCGCTCGAGGATGGCAATCGCCAGCAGCGCCAGTATTCGCTGTCCGCAGAGCGCGGTCTGCCGACGTGGCGGATTTCCGTCAAGCGCGAGGACGGCGACCATGCCACGCCGGCCGGCGCCGTCTCCAACTGGCTGCACGCCAACGCCCAGCCCGGCACCGAACTGGCCGTGAGCGCGCCGTTCGGCGACTTTGCGCCGCGCCTGGACGGCCAGCGCCCGCTGGTGCTGCTGTCGGCCGGCATCGGCATCACGCCGATGCTGTCGGTGCTGCGCACGCTGGCCCTGCAGGGTTCCAGGCGTGAAATCCTGTTCGCCCATGCCGCGCGCGACGGCCGCCACCATGCGCACCGCGCCGACGTGGCCTGGGCCAAGGAGCGCCTGCCGCAGCTGCGTACCCATGTCAGCTACGAGCAGCCGCAAGCCGCCGACGTGGACGGCCGCGACTACGACCATGCGGGCACCATGCCGGTCGCCGAGCTGCTCGCCTCGCCCGAGAACAGCCTGTTCATCGATGGCGATTTCCACCTGTGCGGCCCGCTCGGCTTCATGCAGGCGCAACGGCATGCGCTGATCAGCGCCGGCGTGCCGGTCGGGCATATCCATCGCGAAGTGTTTGGCCCGGATCTGCTGGACGACCTGCTGTAA
- a CDS encoding prepilin-type N-terminal cleavage/methylation domain-containing protein — MKRATCSERRQAAPRGFTLLEMLVAITLLAVMAVIGWRALDSMTRSRERLTDHDARLDALKVLYGQFQSDCEHLANADLLQASPVEVGAGQVLMVRDRREENQPPMWQVLSYRLDGNALVRLAAPPVDSRAAVQSALLGLRQAGRQDNVQARRVLSDVDSLGARVWIDPQGWLADNGRIRGALFNPASAVAATAATAPTGAVVRAVELSVRARTGDGDTPRDFLKICMTGL; from the coding sequence ATGAAACGCGCAACCTGCTCTGAGCGCCGCCAGGCGGCGCCGCGCGGCTTCACGCTGCTCGAGATGCTGGTGGCCATCACGCTGCTGGCGGTCATGGCCGTGATCGGCTGGCGCGCGCTGGACAGCATGACGCGCAGCCGCGAACGGCTGACCGACCACGATGCCCGGCTCGACGCACTCAAGGTGCTCTACGGCCAGTTCCAGTCCGACTGCGAGCACCTGGCCAACGCGGACCTGCTGCAGGCCAGCCCGGTGGAAGTCGGGGCCGGCCAGGTGCTGATGGTGCGCGACCGCCGCGAAGAGAACCAGCCGCCGATGTGGCAGGTGCTCAGCTACCGGCTCGACGGCAACGCGCTGGTACGCCTGGCTGCCCCGCCCGTCGACAGCCGCGCCGCCGTGCAGTCCGCGCTGCTGGGGCTGCGCCAGGCCGGCCGGCAAGACAACGTGCAGGCGCGCCGCGTGCTGTCCGATGTGGACAGCCTGGGCGCGCGCGTATGGATCGATCCGCAGGGATGGCTGGCCGACAACGGCCGCATCCGCGGCGCGCTGTTCAATCCAGCCAGCGCCGTGGCGGCGACGGCGGCGACGGCACCGACCGGCGCCGTCGTCCGCGCCGTGGAGCTGTCCGTGCGGGCGCGCACGGGCGACGGCGACACGCCGCGCGACTTCCTCAAGATCTGCATGACGGGCCTGTGA
- the gspD gene encoding type II secretion system secretin GspD: protein MKTEATRPFLQTASARAVALLCGLSLLAPTPLWAQQPAGPGAPPDITPRNRDQVVLNFVNADLESVVKAVGQATGKNFVIDPRVKGTVNLVTEQPVSRAQALETLGSVLRMQGYAMVESNGFTKVVPEADAKLQGSPIVVGGGGGRGDQVVTQVFRLNYESANNLVPVLRPMIAPNNTITAYPANNTLVITDYAENLRRLGRIIAAIDAPASGEVELVPLRNAIASDTALVLQKLLDPAAAASGAGGGGAGVDSSLRTTVVAEPRSNSLMIRASSRARLQQARQLIDKLDQPYARPGNIWVVPLKNADAVKLAATLRAIVAADGSFASSTQPGAAGAAGAGGLTNVSTPAGGQFTGGTTASQTGMRSGGTSGSGSGGAYGNSAFAASFNPNTQPTTGGIIQADPSTNSLIITASEPVYRNLRGVIEDLDARRAQVYIESMIVEVTSTQASELGIQWQGLIRSDSGNNNFFAGTNFGTGGKNIINLTLAGAAYNANHAAGIAAATQLVPDIGGLNLGVVNKALGLGALLRALGSNGSVNLLSTPNLITLENEEAKILIGQNIPITTGSYAQTGGAASVTPFQTFDRKDVGITLRVRPQITDGGLVKMQIFQESSSVVPGTLTQVQGPTTNVRSIETNVLVDDGQIIVLGGLIEDSYGDGVQKVPVLGDIPWIGGLFRYENKNRSKTNLLVFLRPYVMRTAGAVDRLTADRYDYMRNQQTGFVSPNIMVRDENTPVLPPAEAPTTPFVDPRGSGAVPGPMPLPQSVPQSAPQSQQPVPQPLTQQGSNGALAGTAAPASGRGN from the coding sequence ATGAAAACCGAAGCCACCCGACCCTTCCTCCAGACCGCCAGTGCCCGCGCCGTGGCCCTGCTGTGCGGGCTTTCGCTGCTGGCGCCCACGCCGCTGTGGGCGCAACAGCCCGCCGGTCCCGGCGCGCCGCCGGACATCACGCCGCGCAACCGCGACCAGGTGGTGCTGAACTTCGTCAACGCCGACCTTGAATCCGTGGTCAAGGCCGTGGGCCAGGCTACCGGCAAGAATTTCGTGATCGATCCGCGCGTGAAGGGCACGGTCAACCTGGTGACCGAGCAGCCGGTGTCGCGCGCACAAGCCCTTGAAACGCTGGGATCGGTCCTGCGCATGCAGGGCTATGCCATGGTGGAAAGCAACGGCTTCACCAAGGTCGTCCCCGAAGCGGACGCCAAGCTGCAAGGCTCGCCGATCGTGGTTGGCGGTGGCGGCGGGCGCGGCGACCAGGTGGTGACGCAGGTGTTCCGCCTGAACTACGAGTCGGCCAACAACCTGGTGCCGGTGCTGCGGCCGATGATCGCGCCCAACAACACCATCACCGCCTACCCGGCCAACAACACGCTGGTGATCACGGACTATGCCGAGAACCTGCGCCGCCTGGGCCGCATCATCGCCGCCATCGACGCGCCGGCTTCGGGCGAAGTCGAACTGGTACCGCTGAGGAATGCCATCGCCAGCGACACGGCGCTGGTGCTGCAGAAGCTGCTCGATCCGGCGGCGGCCGCGAGCGGCGCAGGCGGCGGTGGCGCGGGCGTCGACAGCAGCCTGCGCACGACCGTGGTGGCCGAGCCGCGCAGCAACTCGCTGATGATCCGCGCGTCCAGCCGCGCGCGGCTGCAGCAGGCGCGCCAGCTGATCGACAAGCTCGACCAGCCCTATGCGCGCCCCGGCAATATCTGGGTCGTGCCGCTCAAGAACGCCGATGCGGTCAAGCTGGCCGCCACGCTGCGCGCCATCGTCGCCGCGGACGGCAGCTTTGCTTCCAGCACGCAGCCCGGCGCAGCCGGTGCGGCGGGCGCGGGCGGCCTGACCAACGTTTCCACGCCTGCCGGCGGCCAGTTCACCGGCGGCACCACGGCGAGCCAGACCGGCATGCGCTCCGGCGGCACCAGCGGCTCCGGCTCGGGCGGCGCCTATGGCAATTCAGCGTTCGCGGCATCGTTCAACCCGAACACCCAGCCGACCACGGGCGGCATCATCCAGGCCGATCCCTCCACCAATTCGCTGATCATCACGGCCAGCGAACCGGTCTACCGCAACCTGCGCGGCGTGATCGAGGATCTCGACGCGCGCCGCGCGCAGGTCTACATCGAGTCGATGATCGTGGAGGTCACTTCCACGCAAGCCAGCGAACTCGGCATTCAGTGGCAGGGGCTGATCCGGTCGGACAGCGGCAACAACAACTTTTTCGCTGGCACCAACTTTGGCACCGGCGGCAAGAACATCATCAACCTGACCCTGGCCGGCGCGGCCTACAACGCCAACCATGCCGCCGGCATTGCAGCGGCGACGCAACTGGTGCCCGACATCGGCGGCCTGAACCTCGGCGTCGTCAACAAGGCGCTGGGCCTGGGCGCGCTGCTGCGCGCGCTGGGCAGCAACGGCAGCGTGAACCTGCTGTCGACGCCGAACCTGATCACGCTCGAGAACGAGGAAGCGAAGATCCTGATCGGCCAGAACATCCCGATCACGACCGGCTCCTATGCGCAGACCGGCGGTGCCGCCTCGGTCACCCCGTTCCAGACCTTCGACCGCAAGGACGTCGGCATCACGCTGCGCGTGCGGCCGCAGATCACCGACGGCGGCCTGGTCAAGATGCAGATCTTCCAGGAATCGTCGTCGGTGGTGCCGGGTACGCTGACGCAGGTCCAGGGCCCGACCACCAATGTGCGTTCGATCGAGACCAATGTGCTCGTCGACGACGGCCAGATCATCGTGCTGGGCGGCCTGATCGAGGATTCCTATGGCGACGGCGTGCAAAAGGTGCCGGTGCTCGGCGATATCCCGTGGATCGGCGGCCTGTTCCGCTACGAGAACAAGAACCGCTCCAAGACCAACCTGCTGGTGTTCCTGCGTCCGTATGTGATGCGCACGGCCGGCGCCGTCGACCGCCTGACGGCGGACCGCTACGACTACATGCGCAACCAGCAGACCGGCTTCGTCTCGCCTAACATCATGGTGCGCGACGAAAATACGCCGGTGCTGCCGCCCGCGGAGGCGCCGACCACGCCGTTTGTCGACCCGCGCGGCTCCGGCGCGGTTCCCGGCCCGATGCCTTTGCCGCAATCCGTGCCGCAATCCGCGCCGCAGTCCCAGCAACCCGTGCCGCAGCCGCTGACACAGCAAGGCAGCAACGGTGCGCTCGCCGGGACGGCTGCGCCGGCTTCCGGGCGCGGCAACTGA